The following are encoded in a window of Gossypium raimondii isolate GPD5lz chromosome 13, ASM2569854v1, whole genome shotgun sequence genomic DNA:
- the LOC105783329 gene encoding FRIGIDA-like protein 5 yields the protein MEDLKTELKLGELKRENLRKSLEQANGLASSVLLFTLQWKELESHFDSIQQKIEERVAVFELREKELETTMRVSRERQEEIGLKEIELSLLSKKVDECNVELTFKEEEIDRKRKLLEECSSEFKSKNQELDLVRKWVEDCSKELSLKNKQLCSVQKLISECCEKLEGKEKQLILVDEQIRKSSNGTDVLKEELECLQNSIKECSNQLDMKRTELVQSQEMVEDQCKQLNENEKKLDSIKSLIQDYEEELEAKREKYEALDKSICFHAAKLDYKEKKLGSINEKIRHRLQELHSRDDELGSLQTLILRREKQLESTKEELKSVEARVKQCSKDIELKNQEFNAIQMSTEELSQELHLKEKKLSLVQISIEGCSKQLEAKEEELTSIKNSILECTKEFESKQLQLEAIQKSQEELSGTLESKEKQLDLVEKACGERLQEANMKEKHLDLLKRSLEEGLEKLETEKRQFEGRVKEFELRENRFGSVQKAFEQRSKELELKEKKLSNGLHSQVSSKNPSSFFSQAVGIANTESVNSIIPNQIKMENPENFIICRASEALSADLVVGATMDGMDLQGILNKHLDEPDLRKNEVLSALQMSPDPAKFVLDLMLWISSQHKKKGGTGFEESALKISLLMLEQLLQVSPHVQPKVKADALKLASEWKARMKLNADNYIEILGFLQFIAAFGLVSSFNRDEIFKLLGTTAQHQQARNVCRVLGLTDMIPGFIQSLIERKQYIEAVRFVCAFDCKDKCQPKQLLTLFLQDVNKVACQRCKIGKNSPEVRQKATDEQIAALKSVIECIKDCKLESCMPVEVIENYIAELEMQKMNMTFSAPAPAPAVEPIVIPSGPWNQPSPVLAAQRRFQGGIHAFTPGTQPLGQFHGGIYASTLGTQPLGQFRGRIYASTPGAQPQGQFHGGIYATTPGAQPQGLSNKRARTDGPVINSYRPQVATVNPYIRPASPYGLGIPRNQDMAHFGRQPN from the exons ATGGAGGATCTTAAGACAGAGTTGAAACTTGGTGAGTTAAAGAGGGAGAACCTTCGTAAGTCACTTGAGCAAGCCAATGGTCTAGCGTCTTCAGTTCTGTTGTTTACTTTACAATGGAAAGAATTGGAGAGTCATTTTGATTCGATTCAACAGAAAATTGAGGAAAGGGTTGCTGTTTTTGAGTTGCGAGAAAAAGAGCTTGAAACTACTATGAGAGTATCGAGGGAAAGACAAGAAGAGATTGGTTtgaaagaaattgaattaagtTTGTTGAGTAAAAAGGTTGACGAATGTAATGTTGAGCTTACGTTTAAAGAAGAGGAAATTGATCGGAAGCGGAAATTGCTGGAAGAGTGTTCATCGGAGTTTAAATCAAAAAATCAGGAGTTGGATTTGGTTAGAAAATGGGTTGAGGATTGTTCTAAGGAGCTTAGTTTGAAGAACAAGCAATTGTGTTCTGTGCAAAAGTTGATAAGTGAATGTTGTGAGAAGCTAGAAGGGAAGGAGAAACAATTGATTTTGGTTGATGAACAAATTCGAAAATCCAGTAATGGAACTGATGTGTTGAAAGAGGAGTTGGAATGTTTGCAAAACTCGATAAAGGAATGCTCTAATCAACTCGATATGAAACGGACTGAACTTGTTCAAAGCCAAGAAATGGTTGAGGACCAGTGCAAACAGCTTAATGAGAATGAGAAAAAACTAGATTCAATCAAGTCCTTGATTCAGGATTATGAGGAAGAACTTGAAGccaaaagggaaaaatatgaAGCACTTGACAAATCTATCTGTTTTCATGCTGCTAAACTTGATTATAAGGAGAAGAAATTGGGGTCGATCAATGAAAAAATTAGGCATCGCTTGCAAGAGCTTCATTCAAGAGATGATGAACTTGGTTCACTCCAAACATTGATTCTAAGGAGAGAAAAACAACTTGAATCAACAAAGGAGGAGCTCAAATCAGTTGAAGCAAGGGTGAAACAATGTTCCAAGGATATCGAATTGAAAAACCAAGAGTTCAATGCTATACAAATGTCCACGGAAGAACTCAGTCAAGAACTCCATTTGAAAGAGAAAAAACTCAGCTTGGTCCAAATATCAATTGAAGGATGCTCCAAGCAGCTCGAAGCAAAGGAGGAAGAGCTTACCTCAATTAAAAACTCAATCTTGGAGTGCACCAAGgaatttgaatcaaaacaaCTGCAGCTTGAAGCAATACAAAAATCTCAAGAGGAACTCTCTGGCACGCTTGAGTCAAAAGAAAAGCAACTGGATTTAGTCGAAAAGGCATGCGGTGAACGCCTACAGGAGGCTAACATGAAGGAGAAGCATCTTGATTTGCTTAAAAGATCATTAGAGGAAGGCTTGGAAAAACTGGAAACAGAAAAGAGGCAATTTGAAGGTCGTGTCAAGGAGTTTGAACTGAGGGAAAATCGATTTGGTTCCGTCCAAAAGGCTTTTGAACAGAGAAGTAAAGAACTCGAATTGAAAGAGAAGAAACTATCTAATGGCCTTCACTCTCAAGTGAGCAGCAAGAATCCTAGTTCTTTCTTCTCGCAGGCTGTTGGAATCGCTAACACAGAATCAG TGAACTCCATCATCCCTAATCAAATAAAGATGGAAAATCcggaaaattttatcatttgcagAGCAAGTGAAGCTTTGTCTGCTGATCTTGTGGTTGGTGCTACAATGGATGGAATGGATTTGCAGGGGATCCTCAATAAGCATTTAGATGAGCCAGATTTGAGAAAGAATGAAGTTCTGAGTGCTCTTCAAATGTCACCTGATCCAGCCAAGTTTGTTCTAGATCTAATGCTATGGATATCTTCTCAACATAAGAAGAAGGGTGGGACAGGATTCGAAGAAAGTGCTCTGAAGATTTCTCTCCTTATGTTGGAGCAACTTTTGCAAGTCTCACCGCATGTACAACCTAAGGTGAAAGCAGACGCATTGAAGTTGGCAAGCGAGTGGAAAGCAAGGATGAAACTGAATGCAGACAATTATATCGAAATATTGGGTTTTTTGCAGTTTATTGCTGCTTTTGGATTAGTGTCCTCTTTTAATAGAGATGAAATCTTCAAACTTCTTGGCACTACTGCTCAACACCAGCAGGCTCGAAATGTATGCCGGGTCCTTGGACTTACAGATATGATTCCTG GATTCATTCAAAGTCTAATAGAAAGGAAGCAGTATATCGAAGCTGTTAGATTTGTTTGTGCATTTGATTGCAAGGATAAGTGCCAACCAAAACAGCTCTTAACCTTATTCTTGCAGGATGTAAACAAGGTGGCTTGTCAACGCTGCAAGATTGGGAAGAATTCGCCTGAAGTTCGG CAAAAGGCTACAGATGAACAGATTGCTGCTTTGAAATCCGTAATTGAATGCATTAAAGATTGTAAGCTTGAATCGTGTATGCCAGTTGAGGTCATTGAGAATTACATCGCTGAGCTAGAAATGCAAAAGATGAACATGACATTTTCTGCACCAGCCCCTGCCCCTGCAGTTGAGCCAATAGTGATCCCTTCTGGGCCCTGGAATCAACCGAGTCCTGTTCTTGCAGCTCAACGGCGGTTTCAGGGTGGGATTCATGCTTTCACTCCGGGGACTCAACCACTAGGCCAATTTCATGGTGGGATCTATGCTTCCACACTGGGGACTCAACCACTGGGGCAGTTTCGCGGTAGGATCTATGCTTCCACACCGGGGGCTCAACCGCAAGGGCAGTTTCACGGTGGGATCTATGCTACCACACCGGGGGCTCAACCGCAAGGGCTAAGCAATAAGCGTGCTCGGACTGATGGACCAGTTATTAACTCCTATAGACCTCAAGTAGCAACTGTTAACCCCTATATTCGTCCAGCTTCACCGTATGGGTTAGGCATTCCACGTAATCAAGATATGGCCCATTTTGGTCGGCAGCCAAATTAG
- the LOC105781506 gene encoding uncharacterized protein LOC105781506: MVTLFPNFTMSLQDPNLLDALKVQIQIIGAKMVESVVTATLHYQIVYRVQDHAFKLSHHGSEDSLLIYVNTKEESYCVHVPKQIPKQELLKFLPEMWVTNYEQINQHDHDQPIKSTKSQIITKSDETSEVRFDHGYLRPQVIPPIFLTQLMIKPFQPGSPGPESTFIESFQADGKPLYYFKDPVIGHCPWDINCSCELCHELSFDDWVAGMDNEVYKPHKKTFHKKSTQFDFYKWWINGDPNIGPLEKIMENLFILLIILQRD, translated from the coding sequence ATGGTAActttatttcctaattttaCCATGTCCCTTCAAGATCCAAACTTGTTGGATGCCTTAAAAGTCCAAATCCAGATTATTGGAGCTAAGATGGTCGAATCAGTAGTAACAGCAACCcttcactatcaaatagtgtaTAGGGTTCAAGATCACGCCTTTAAGCTGTCACACCATGGTTCTGAAGATTCCCTTCTCATTTATGTTAATACCAAAGAAGAGTCTTACTGTGTGCATGTGCCAAAACAAATACCCAAGCAAGAGTTGTTGAAATTTTTGCCAGAAATGTGGGTAACAAATTATGAGCAAATCAATCAGCATGATCATGATCAACCTATAAAATCAACCAAAAGCCAGATCATCACCAAATCAGACGAAACCAGTGAAGTTCGATTTGACCACGGTTATCTAAGACCACAAGTTATACCACCAATTTTCCTAACACAGTTGATGATAAAACCTTTCCAACCTGGAAGTCCAGGACCAGAATCAACTTTTATAGAGAGTTTTCAAGCAGATGGAAAACctctatattattttaaagaccCTGTTATAGGACATTGTCCATGGGATATTAATTGTTCCTGTGAACTATGTCATGAGCTAAGTTTTGATGATTGGGTTGCAGGCATGGATAATGAAGTTTACAAGCCTCACAAGAAAACATTTCACAAGAAATCAACACAGTTTGATTTTTACAAATGGTGGATAAATGGTGATCCAAATATTGGTCCTCTGGAGAAGATAATGGAAAATTTGTTTATCTTGTTGATTATTCTGCAGAGAGACTAA
- the LOC105782587 gene encoding uncharacterized protein LOC105782587 has product MGREVSESCIDSLLTEVVSTYCNRFYANKPELAARRIEAIGYQVGHQLSERYTMERPRFSDHLEAIKFICKDFWFELFKKQIDNLKTNHRGTFVLQDNRFCWLTRMSIDQSPENGTSEELSIMADNKAMQSMHLYFPCGIIRGALSNLGIPCAVSADISNLPACSFVIRIKA; this is encoded by the exons atgggGAGAGAGGTATCAGAAAGCTGTATCGATAGCTTACTAACCGAAGTGGTTTCAACATATTGCAACCGATTTTACGCTAATAAGCCTGAACTCGCCGCCCGTCGGATCGAAGCCATTGGATATCAGGTCGGCCACCAGCTCTCTGAACG GTACACAATGGAGAGGCCACGTTTTAGCGATCATTTAGAAGCAATCAAATTCATCTGCAAGGATTTTTGGTTTGAACTCTTCAAGAAGCAGATAGACAACTTGAAGACAAATCACAGA GGTACCTTTGTATTGCAAGATAATCGTTTTTGTTGGCTTACACGCATGTCGATTGATCAATCACCTGAAAATGGAACATCCGAAGAGCTTTCTATCATGGCTGACAACAAGGCTATGCAAAGCATGCATCTCTATTTTCCGTGCGGAATTATCAGAGGAGCTCTATCAAACTTGGGAATACCTTGTGCAGTTTCTGCCGACATATCCAACCTTCCTGCAT GTTCATTTGTGATCCGAATAAAGGCTTGA